The following proteins are co-located in the Cytophagia bacterium CHB2 genome:
- a CDS encoding segregation/condensation protein A → MAYRVKLNTFEGPLDLLLFLIRKEEVDIYDIPIADITRQFLEYVEILQMLDLESAGDFILMAATLIRIKAQLLLPKNPEEGEEEEEDPRDELVRRLLEYQQFKDLASRMVELEVRERDFYSRNYFDYEFVKDQSDFLEHAVEVSLFDLITAFKNVLLRVPRETPHTVEQLPVTIDDQIDYVLQELAVHQQLLFMSLLERMPSKIYMIVTFIALLEMMRRGLVVATQSTPFGEIWLKRI, encoded by the coding sequence ATGGCATATCGCGTTAAACTGAACACCTTTGAAGGGCCGCTGGATTTGCTGCTCTTCCTCATTCGCAAAGAAGAAGTCGATATCTACGATATTCCCATTGCCGACATCACGCGGCAGTTTTTGGAATATGTTGAAATCTTGCAAATGCTCGATCTCGAAAGCGCCGGCGACTTCATTCTTATGGCCGCAACGCTGATTCGCATCAAAGCGCAATTGCTGCTGCCCAAGAATCCGGAAGAGGGCGAAGAGGAAGAAGAAGACCCGCGCGATGAATTGGTGCGGCGGTTGCTCGAGTATCAGCAATTCAAAGATCTGGCTTCGCGCATGGTCGAATTGGAGGTGCGGGAGCGAGATTTTTATTCCCGCAATTATTTTGATTATGAATTCGTCAAAGATCAATCCGATTTCTTGGAGCATGCCGTTGAAGTTTCCTTGTTCGATTTGATCACGGCCTTCAAAAACGTGCTGCTGCGCGTGCCGCGCGAAACGCCGCACACTGTCGAACAGCTTCCGGTCACCATCGATGATCAAATTGATTACGTTTTGCAAGAATTGGCCGTGCATCAACAATTGTTGTTTATGAGCTTGCTCGAACGCATGCCGAGCAAGATTTATATGATCGTCACTTTCATTGCCCTGCTCGAAATGATGCGCCGGGGCCTGGTGGTGGCGACGCAATCGACACCCTTCGGTGAAATTTGGCTCAAAAGGATTTGA
- a CDS encoding DUF2283 domain-containing protein — protein MRAQYFHDTDTLYIVFSDNEAVETKDFDENTIIDLDKDGHLVSMTLEHAKERTGISNFTYQQVAVPKAA, from the coding sequence ATGCGAGCACAATACTTTCATGATACGGATACATTGTATATCGTTTTCAGCGATAATGAAGCCGTCGAGACGAAAGATTTCGATGAGAACACGATTATCGACTTGGATAAGGACGGCCATTTGGTGAGTATGACGCTCGAACATGCCAAAGAACGCACTGGCATTTCCAATTTTACTTATCAACAAGTTGCCGTGCCCAAAGCAGCTTAA
- the trpS gene encoding tryptophan--tRNA ligase translates to MTKKRILSGMRPTGKLHIGHYVGALENWVELQKTYQNFHLIADYHSLTTSLDTSQLYNNTLDMMIDWLAAGIDPAHSPIFRQSQIKEHAELYLIFGMLITKERLERNPAVKEQARDLNLETLVYGHLGYPVLQAADILLYKGDAVPVGEDQAPHVEITREIARKFNSQYGPVFPEPELKLTKFARLPGLDGQAKMSKSLGNTIALSDSPEQIQAQMRKAVTDPQKIRRGDPGRPDICLVFTYHNKFNPAEVGEIRAGCESGQLGCVECKNRCAARIAEFLAPMREKRNYYENHLGEVKDILADGEKRAQHEAQKTMTEVRRAMQLGELIVAPSGAQN, encoded by the coding sequence ATGACGAAGAAACGCATCCTCAGCGGCATGCGCCCGACCGGCAAGTTGCATATCGGCCATTACGTCGGCGCGCTCGAGAATTGGGTTGAGTTACAAAAAACCTATCAAAACTTCCACCTGATTGCCGATTATCATTCGCTCACCACCAGCCTGGATACCTCGCAGCTTTACAACAATACCCTCGACATGATGATCGATTGGCTGGCTGCCGGCATTGATCCCGCGCACAGCCCGATTTTTCGCCAATCGCAAATCAAGGAGCATGCCGAGTTGTATTTGATTTTTGGCATGTTGATCACCAAGGAACGCCTGGAGCGCAATCCCGCGGTGAAGGAGCAAGCGCGTGATTTGAATCTCGAGACATTGGTTTATGGCCATCTCGGCTATCCCGTGTTACAGGCCGCGGACATTTTACTGTACAAGGGCGACGCCGTGCCGGTGGGTGAAGATCAGGCGCCGCATGTGGAAATCACACGCGAGATCGCGCGCAAGTTCAACAGCCAATACGGCCCGGTTTTTCCCGAGCCGGAATTGAAACTCACTAAGTTTGCGCGCTTGCCCGGCCTCGATGGCCAGGCGAAGATGAGCAAGTCGCTGGGTAATACCATTGCGCTGTCGGATTCTCCCGAGCAGATTCAAGCGCAGATGCGCAAGGCGGTGACGGATCCGCAGAAGATTCGCCGCGGCGATCCGGGCCGGCCGGATATTTGTTTGGTCTTCACCTACCACAACAAATTCAATCCCGCGGAAGTCGGCGAGATTCGCGCGGGGTGCGAAAGCGGCCAGCTTGGCTGCGTGGAGTGCAAGAATCGCTGCGCCGCGCGCATTGCCGAATTCCTTGCGCCCATGCGGGAAAAGCGGAATTATTATGAAAATCATCTCGGCGAGGTGAAGGACATTCTTGCCGACGGCGAGAAACGCGCGCAGCACGAAGCGCAAAAAACCATGACAGAAGTGCGCCGTGCGATGCAGTTGGGTGAATTGATCGTTGCGCCTTCAGGCGCTCAAAATTGA